A stretch of the Archangium violaceum genome encodes the following:
- the gyrA gene encoding DNA gyrase subunit A, with protein MADDTTDKPATPPAPPQGSVGELIPVNIEDEMRRSYLDYSMSVIIGRALPDVRDGLKPVHRRVLYAMNDLGNYHNRAYKKSARVVGDVIGKYHPHGDTAVYDAMVRLAQEWSLRYLLVDGQGNFGSVDGDSPAAMRYTEVRMDRLAEEMLADIDKETVDFGPNYDDSTLEPLVLPTKFPNLLVNGSTGIAVGMTTNIPPHNMTEVLDGTLHLIDHPEASVRDLMQFIPGPDFPTAGIITGREGIHRAYETGRGQITIRARTEIETSKKGDRESIIVTEIPYQVNKARLIEKIADLVREKKLEGISDIRDESDRQGMRIVIELKRDALSGVVLNNLFANTPMETTFGAVMLAIDAGQPRTLTLKELLERFISHRRDVVTRRSRYELRKARARRHIVEGLLVAQDLIDLVVSLIRASKDPDEARWGLMNILSPALYEHERFRNLQRIDYEKAKAQMELLVSRARNEVPAYSGLEHRYEGSGFSEEQAKNILEMRLQRLTGLQREELFRELVDLVKEIFRLEDILANESSLLNVIKTELKEIRERYGDKRRTEITGAAEEITSEDLIAEETMVVTLSHTGYVKRSPLSEYRAQKRGGRGKTGATTKEDDFVTDLFVASTHAYLMPITNKGRLYSLKVHEIPLAGRTSRGKAIVNLVQFGEGERLAQVLVTREFGENQYVFFVTKRGVVKRTDLSAFANVRASGIIALGIDDGDELVAVKITDGTKDILLSTATGMSIRFPESEVRSMGRQAYGVKGITLEDGDEVVGADVVEKDTTILTVTENGYGKRTEEGEYRQQGRGGKGIIDIKTTERNGKVVGLVQVTDKDEVMLVTNGGMLIRMKAKEISVIGRNTQGVRLIALESAEEKVTGISKLPESDETEENGGEVEQQAEASASSESPTSESTTEAPAVEAPSESGSSEPEPEQS; from the coding sequence ATGGCCGACGACACCACCGACAAGCCGGCAACGCCCCCCGCTCCTCCTCAAGGCAGCGTGGGAGAACTCATCCCCGTCAACATCGAAGACGAGATGCGCCGTTCGTATCTCGACTACTCGATGTCCGTCATCATCGGGCGCGCCCTGCCCGACGTGCGTGACGGCCTCAAGCCCGTGCATCGCCGCGTCCTCTACGCGATGAACGACCTGGGCAACTACCACAACCGCGCCTACAAGAAGAGCGCGCGCGTGGTGGGTGACGTCATCGGTAAGTACCACCCCCACGGTGACACCGCCGTCTACGACGCCATGGTGCGTCTGGCCCAGGAGTGGAGCCTTCGCTACCTGCTGGTGGACGGCCAGGGCAACTTCGGCTCCGTCGACGGCGACTCCCCGGCCGCCATGCGTTACACGGAAGTGCGCATGGACCGCCTGGCCGAGGAGATGCTGGCGGACATCGACAAGGAGACCGTCGACTTCGGTCCCAACTACGACGACTCCACCCTCGAGCCGCTCGTCCTCCCCACCAAGTTCCCCAACCTCCTGGTCAACGGCAGCACGGGCATCGCGGTGGGTATGACCACCAACATCCCGCCGCACAACATGACCGAGGTGCTCGATGGGACGCTGCACCTCATCGATCACCCCGAGGCCAGCGTCCGGGACTTGATGCAGTTCATCCCCGGTCCGGACTTCCCCACCGCCGGCATCATCACCGGCCGCGAGGGCATCCACCGGGCCTACGAGACGGGCCGCGGGCAGATCACCATCCGCGCCCGCACGGAGATCGAAACCTCCAAGAAGGGGGACCGTGAGAGCATCATCGTCACGGAGATTCCCTACCAGGTGAACAAGGCGCGGCTCATCGAGAAGATCGCCGACCTGGTGCGCGAGAAGAAGCTGGAGGGCATCAGCGACATCCGCGACGAGAGCGACCGCCAGGGCATGCGCATCGTCATCGAGCTCAAGCGCGATGCGCTCTCCGGCGTGGTGCTCAACAACCTGTTCGCCAACACCCCGATGGAGACCACCTTCGGGGCGGTGATGCTGGCCATCGACGCGGGCCAGCCGCGCACGCTCACCCTCAAGGAGCTGCTCGAGCGCTTCATCTCGCACCGCCGCGACGTGGTGACGCGCCGCAGCCGCTACGAGCTGCGCAAGGCGCGCGCCCGCCGCCACATCGTCGAGGGCCTGCTCGTCGCGCAGGACCTCATCGACCTGGTGGTGAGCCTCATCCGCGCCTCCAAGGATCCGGACGAGGCGCGCTGGGGCCTGATGAACATCCTCTCGCCCGCCCTCTACGAGCACGAGCGCTTCAGGAACCTGCAGCGCATCGACTACGAGAAGGCGAAGGCGCAGATGGAGCTGCTCGTCTCGCGCGCGCGCAACGAGGTGCCGGCCTACTCGGGCCTGGAGCACCGCTACGAGGGCTCGGGCTTCAGCGAGGAGCAGGCGAAGAACATCCTCGAGATGCGCCTGCAGCGCCTCACCGGTCTGCAGCGCGAGGAGCTGTTCCGCGAGCTCGTGGACCTGGTGAAGGAGATCTTCCGCCTGGAGGACATCCTCGCCAACGAGTCCAGCCTGCTCAACGTCATCAAGACGGAGCTCAAGGAGATCCGCGAGCGCTACGGCGACAAGCGGCGCACGGAGATCACCGGCGCGGCGGAGGAGATCACCAGCGAGGACCTCATCGCCGAGGAGACGATGGTGGTCACGCTGTCGCACACGGGCTACGTGAAGCGCTCGCCGCTCTCCGAGTACCGGGCGCAGAAGCGCGGTGGGCGCGGCAAGACGGGGGCGACGACGAAGGAGGACGATTTCGTCACCGACCTCTTCGTGGCGAGCACGCACGCCTACCTGATGCCCATCACCAACAAGGGCCGGTTGTACTCGCTCAAGGTGCACGAGATTCCGCTGGCGGGCCGCACGTCTCGCGGCAAGGCCATCGTGAACCTGGTGCAGTTCGGCGAGGGCGAGCGGCTGGCGCAGGTGCTGGTGACGCGCGAGTTCGGCGAGAACCAGTACGTCTTCTTCGTCACCAAGCGGGGCGTGGTGAAGCGCACGGACCTGTCGGCGTTCGCCAACGTGCGCGCGAGCGGCATCATCGCGCTGGGCATCGACGACGGGGACGAGCTCGTCGCGGTGAAGATCACCGACGGCACGAAGGACATCCTGCTGTCCACGGCCACGGGCATGAGCATCCGCTTCCCGGAGAGCGAGGTCCGCTCGATGGGCCGTCAGGCCTACGGCGTGAAGGGAATCACGCTGGAGGACGGTGACGAGGTGGTGGGCGCGGACGTGGTGGAGAAGGACACCACCATCCTCACGGTGACGGAGAATGGCTACGGCAAGCGGACGGAGGAGGGCGAGTACCGTCAGCAGGGCCGCGGCGGCAAGGGCATCATCGACATCAAGACCACCGAGCGCAACGGCAAGGTGGTGGGCCTGGTCCAGGTGACGGACAAGGACGAGGTGATGTTGGTGACCAACGGCGGCATGCTCATCCGCATGAAGGCCAAGGAGATCTCCGTCATCGGCCGCAACACGCAGGGCGTGCGGTTGATCGCCCTGGAGAGCGCCGAGGAGAAGGTGACGGGCATCTCGAAGCTGCCGGAGTCGGACGAGACGGAGGAGAACGGAGGCGAGGTGGAGCAGCAGGCCGAGGCGTCCGCGTCATCCGAGTCACCCACGTCCGAGTCCACGACGGAGGCGCCGGCCGTGGAGGCGCCGTCGGAGTCCGGTTCGTCCGAGCCGGAGCCCGAGCAGAGCTGA